One part of the Maribacter aquivivus genome encodes these proteins:
- a CDS encoding NADP-dependent glyceraldehyde-3-phosphate dehydrogenase, with the protein MSDIKIPEEFKITSTIDQKHYLVNGELKEWKGDTTEVYSTISSTKEYKPTLLGSIPDLQEAAALDALNGALKAYDKGKGVWPTMHVKDRIECMEVFVKKMKTKRDEVVKLLMWEIGKSLPDSQKEFDRTVEYIEDTIEDYKQLDRDAAKFTKNDGVYAHIKRGPLGVVLCLGPYNYPLNETFALLIPAIIMGNTTIFKPAKHGVLLITPLLEAFQSSFPKGVVNVLFGRGRTVAAPIMQTGKVDVLALIGNSKSANALQEQHPKSNRLRLVLGLEAKNPAIILPDADLDLTINECLAGTLSFNGQRCTALKVVYVHEEIRSKFNESFAKKVDELKFGNPWEDGVKLTPLPEPAKPDYIQELIDDAVSKGAKILNKKGGKRYDNYIWPAVLYPVTKDMRVYQEEQFGPIIPIVPFTDIEEPLDDMAESNYGQQVSLFGKDVYALSPLIDTLVNLVCRVNLNSSCQRGPDVYPFTGRKDSAQATLSVHDALRSFSIRTFVAFKDNELNTEIIENLLEAKLSNFVSTDYIL; encoded by the coding sequence ATGAGCGATATTAAAATTCCTGAAGAATTTAAAATAACATCAACAATAGACCAAAAACATTATTTGGTCAACGGAGAATTAAAAGAATGGAAAGGAGATACTACAGAGGTGTATTCTACAATTTCATCAACAAAAGAATACAAGCCTACATTGTTAGGTAGTATACCAGATTTACAAGAAGCAGCCGCTTTAGATGCATTAAATGGTGCTTTAAAGGCATATGATAAAGGAAAAGGGGTTTGGCCAACCATGCACGTTAAGGACCGTATTGAGTGTATGGAGGTTTTCGTTAAAAAGATGAAAACTAAGCGTGACGAGGTTGTAAAATTATTGATGTGGGAAATAGGTAAATCATTACCAGATTCACAAAAAGAATTTGACCGTACGGTTGAGTATATTGAAGATACTATTGAAGATTATAAACAATTGGATCGTGATGCAGCTAAATTTACAAAGAACGATGGTGTTTATGCGCATATTAAAAGAGGACCATTAGGTGTTGTTTTATGTTTAGGCCCTTATAACTATCCGTTGAATGAAACTTTTGCATTGTTGATTCCTGCAATTATCATGGGTAACACAACCATATTTAAACCTGCAAAACATGGTGTTTTATTAATTACTCCGCTTTTAGAAGCTTTTCAGTCAAGTTTTCCTAAAGGGGTAGTAAATGTACTTTTTGGTCGTGGTAGAACTGTTGCCGCACCAATTATGCAAACAGGTAAAGTAGATGTACTTGCTTTAATTGGTAACAGCAAATCTGCAAATGCCTTACAAGAGCAACACCCTAAAAGTAATAGATTACGTTTGGTATTAGGTTTAGAAGCCAAAAACCCTGCAATTATTTTACCAGATGCTGATTTAGATTTAACTATAAATGAATGTTTGGCTGGTACCTTGTCTTTTAATGGCCAACGTTGTACAGCATTGAAAGTGGTTTATGTTCATGAAGAAATTAGGTCCAAATTCAATGAAAGCTTCGCTAAGAAAGTCGATGAATTAAAATTTGGGAATCCGTGGGAAGATGGGGTGAAATTAACTCCATTACCTGAACCTGCTAAGCCAGATTATATTCAAGAATTAATTGATGATGCGGTTTCAAAAGGAGCTAAAATATTGAATAAAAAAGGAGGAAAGCGTTACGATAACTATATATGGCCAGCTGTTCTTTACCCTGTTACTAAAGACATGCGTGTGTACCAAGAAGAACAATTTGGACCCATTATACCCATCGTACCTTTCACGGATATCGAAGAGCCATTAGATGATATGGCAGAAAGCAATTATGGTCAACAAGTAAGTTTGTTCGGTAAAGATGTATATGCACTTTCTCCGTTAATAGATACTTTGGTGAATTTGGTATGTCGTGTGAATTTAAATAGTTCATGCCAAAGGGGTCCAGATGTCTATCCGTTTACTGGTAGAAAAGATTCTGCACAAGCAACTTTAAGTGTTCATGATGCGTTACGTTCATTCTCTATTAGAACTTTTGTAGCGTTCAAAGACAATGAATTGAATACTGAAATCATTGAGAATTTATTAGAAGCCAAACTTTCTAATTTTGTGAGTACAGATTATATATTATAA
- a CDS encoding TonB-dependent receptor has translation MKTLLFLLITFFSINLFSQSTVSGKVTDSKGLPIMGASVYLEGTYDGTATSEDGLFSFETKEQGQQTLIVSSISFETYSKSSDITNFKNVTIKLKDDVNTLDAVTVNAGTFNAGDNAKVTALKPLDIVTTAGALGDFVGALQTLPGTSNVAEDGRLFVRGGDAEETQIFVDGMRVFTPYSPSANNIPSRGRLSPFLFKGITFSTGGYSAEYGQALSSVLLLNSISEPQEEKTEISIMTVGLGLGNTQKWKKSSLSLNTSYINLAPYQKLYPDNNEWHKPIESVGGEAVYRYKFNNDGLLKVYGAYSSVNFDLTQEDINVADGIRFGLKNRNLYINSSYQDFLEKDWSIATGVSFANDRSEIKYSDADITDIENSAHLKIAFKKFFSSRYKLNFGAEYFVTNFTENYQDTSFENDYEFDNNLFSSFVETDIFFSKKLATKIGIRGEYSELLQEFNLSPRLSLAYKAGANSQFSLAYGEFFQNPKNDYLKYNSDFTAENTTHYIMNYQYVKNKQIFRAEAYYKNYGDLVKYDTPFALPTSTYSSNGSGFAKGLDIFWRDNKSIKNTEYWMSYSYLDTERDYQNYPTSATPDFASKHNASLVVKRWIEDWKSQVGLSYNYASGRNYTDPNKGGFLTEQAKSFNSLNANYAYLISPQKILYLSVSNVLGTKNVNGYQYANQTNTDGVFDRRTITPAADRFFFIGFFWTISDNKDDNQLDNL, from the coding sequence ATGAAGACGCTATTATTCTTATTAATTACATTTTTCTCTATTAATTTATTCTCGCAATCAACAGTATCTGGTAAAGTAACCGACTCTAAAGGTTTACCAATTATGGGTGCAAGTGTATATTTAGAAGGCACTTATGACGGTACGGCAACCAGTGAGGATGGACTATTCTCATTTGAAACCAAAGAACAAGGTCAACAGACATTAATAGTGTCTTCTATTTCCTTTGAAACGTATTCAAAATCATCCGATATTACCAATTTCAAGAATGTCACCATCAAATTAAAAGATGATGTAAATACCTTGGATGCCGTAACCGTAAACGCAGGAACTTTCAATGCAGGTGACAATGCAAAAGTTACCGCTCTTAAACCTTTGGACATTGTAACAACAGCAGGTGCTCTTGGTGATTTTGTAGGCGCACTGCAAACCTTACCAGGCACTTCTAACGTTGCTGAAGATGGCAGATTATTCGTTAGAGGTGGTGATGCAGAAGAAACACAAATTTTCGTAGATGGCATGCGTGTATTTACACCCTACTCCCCTTCTGCCAACAATATTCCGTCAAGAGGTAGATTGTCTCCTTTCTTATTTAAAGGGATAACTTTTTCAACCGGAGGTTACTCAGCTGAATACGGGCAAGCATTATCAAGTGTTCTACTTTTAAATAGTATAAGTGAACCACAAGAAGAGAAAACTGAAATTTCTATAATGACCGTTGGGCTTGGGTTAGGTAATACTCAAAAATGGAAAAAAAGCTCGCTTAGTTTAAATACATCTTACATTAATTTAGCACCATATCAAAAACTGTATCCTGATAATAATGAATGGCATAAGCCTATAGAATCTGTAGGTGGTGAAGCCGTCTATAGGTATAAATTCAATAACGACGGTTTACTAAAAGTCTATGGTGCATATAGTTCCGTAAATTTCGATTTAACACAAGAAGATATCAATGTGGCAGATGGTATACGTTTCGGGTTAAAGAATAGAAATCTTTACATCAACTCATCTTACCAAGATTTCTTAGAAAAAGACTGGAGCATAGCTACAGGTGTTAGTTTTGCCAATGACCGTTCTGAAATAAAGTATAGCGATGCTGACATTACAGATATTGAAAACTCGGCACATCTAAAAATTGCATTTAAAAAATTCTTTTCTAGTCGCTACAAACTCAACTTTGGAGCAGAATATTTCGTAACAAACTTTACAGAAAACTATCAAGATACTAGCTTTGAAAACGACTATGAGTTTGACAATAATCTCTTCAGCAGTTTTGTTGAGACTGATATTTTCTTCTCTAAAAAACTAGCTACCAAGATTGGTATAAGAGGTGAATATTCTGAGCTACTACAGGAATTTAATCTATCACCAAGACTTTCATTAGCCTACAAGGCTGGTGCAAACTCCCAATTCTCATTGGCATACGGGGAGTTTTTTCAAAATCCGAAGAACGATTACTTAAAGTATAATTCTGATTTTACAGCCGAAAACACAACCCATTATATTATGAACTATCAATATGTAAAAAACAAACAGATATTCAGGGCCGAAGCATATTACAAAAATTATGGAGACTTAGTAAAGTATGATACTCCGTTTGCGCTGCCAACATCTACCTACTCTAGTAATGGAAGTGGATTTGCTAAAGGATTGGATATATTCTGGAGAGATAATAAATCAATAAAAAATACGGAGTATTGGATGTCTTACTCTTACTTGGATACTGAAAGGGACTATCAAAATTATCCAACATCTGCGACTCCGGATTTTGCATCAAAACACAATGCATCTTTAGTTGTAAAGCGATGGATTGAAGATTGGAAAAGTCAAGTAGGTTTAAGTTATAATTATGCATCTGGGCGCAACTATACCGACCCAAACAAAGGAGGATTCTTAACGGAACAAGCAAAAAGTTTCAATTCATTAAATGCCAACTATGCTTATTTAATAAGTCCGCAGAAAATATTATATCTATCTGTAAGTAACGTATTAGGAACCAAAAATGTGAACGGATATCAATACGCAAACCAAACCAATACAGATGGAGTGTTCGATAGAAGAACAATTACGCCTGCAGCAGACCGCTTCTTTTTCATTGGTTTCTTTTGGACGATAAGCGACAACAAAGATGACAATCAACTTGATAACCTTTAG
- a CDS encoding MFS transporter, giving the protein MDTIKSNKKALFALAIGGFGIGLTEFVIMGILTEVSGSLGITIPQAGHFIAAYALGVVVGAPLLTGLGSKLTPKKMLFLLMIWFTVFNTLSGLATGYTSLLFMRFLSGIPHGAFFGIGAVVATKLAKKGKGAQAISIMFSGLTVANVIGVPIGTYLGQQFSWSVSFYLVGFVGLLALGSIYLWMPKIEVDETEEKVSVSQGLKNTELWALIALTTIGTGGFFAWYSYVAPLITDVAGLPNHFVGYAMMLAGLGMVVGNFLGAKMAELFSPLKAVIISLSVMCGILLLNMVIASNPYLLMLLTFVIGAISFTVATPIQMAIINTSKGSEMLGSSMNQSAFNMGNASGAYLAGLPIAFGYGIIYSSLIGAMLAFSGVAIAVSILIVRKRKEIKYRKMAMSC; this is encoded by the coding sequence ATGGATACTATAAAATCAAATAAGAAAGCACTATTTGCCTTGGCAATTGGTGGTTTTGGAATAGGACTTACCGAGTTTGTTATCATGGGAATTTTGACCGAAGTTTCTGGGTCATTGGGTATAACCATTCCTCAGGCAGGTCACTTTATTGCAGCATATGCGTTGGGTGTAGTAGTGGGGGCTCCATTACTAACAGGATTAGGCTCTAAGCTTACACCTAAAAAAATGTTATTCCTTTTAATGATATGGTTTACGGTATTTAATACTTTATCTGGACTAGCAACGGGCTATACGAGCTTGTTGTTCATGAGATTTTTATCTGGGATACCTCACGGTGCCTTTTTTGGTATTGGTGCTGTTGTTGCTACAAAATTGGCTAAAAAAGGAAAAGGGGCTCAAGCGATTTCAATAATGTTTTCAGGTCTAACGGTAGCCAATGTTATTGGAGTACCTATTGGCACCTATTTAGGTCAACAGTTTAGCTGGAGTGTTTCTTTTTACTTGGTAGGTTTTGTGGGTTTATTAGCTTTAGGAAGCATTTACCTTTGGATGCCAAAAATTGAAGTTGATGAGACCGAAGAGAAAGTAAGTGTTTCTCAAGGATTGAAAAATACAGAGCTTTGGGCTTTAATTGCTTTGACCACAATCGGTACTGGTGGATTTTTTGCGTGGTACAGTTATGTAGCTCCGTTAATTACAGATGTTGCCGGGTTGCCAAACCATTTTGTTGGCTATGCTATGATGTTGGCTGGTTTAGGTATGGTAGTAGGTAACTTTTTAGGTGCGAAGATGGCAGAATTGTTTTCTCCTTTGAAAGCGGTAATCATTAGTTTATCTGTTATGTGCGGTATTCTATTACTTAATATGGTGATAGCATCCAATCCGTATTTATTAATGTTATTGACCTTTGTGATAGGAGCTATATCCTTTACCGTTGCAACCCCCATTCAAATGGCCATAATCAATACATCTAAAGGTTCCGAAATGTTGGGTTCTTCTATGAATCAAAGTGCCTTTAATATGGGTAATGCTTCTGGCGCTTATTTGGCCGGATTGCCAATTGCATTTGGCTACGGTATTATTTACTCTAGTTTAATAGGAGCAATGCTTGCTTTTTCTGGTGTTGCCATAGCAGTATCTATTTTAATTGTTAGAAAGAGAAAAGAAATAAAATATAGAAAAATGGCGATGAGCTGTTAG
- a CDS encoding serine hydrolase domain-containing protein, producing MLRTKLFLGAIIMVLLLFVLTASSFKPEHSKAIIANPNPVKTLAEKRQIKLYNIRQKALNDALTDYFNKAIASGDIVGAGVSIVSGDSVILSDGYGKRSFNGKETVDAETLFRLGSISKGFTGILAANLESEGKLHFNDKVADYLPNFHFGNQQNTQKIEVAHLLSHTTGTPYHSYTDLVEAGYTMSSISGKFDKINPIAEPGSQYSYQNAMFSVAQEVMLKATGKDIQTLLTDKFFAPLGMNSVSMDHKTLMNNENIALPHIRRGHSFRTVLPRDNYYNAIAAGGINANSIDMAKWMRFLLGHNPDVMSKDAMAQVFKPFVELKGHLKYYQKWPGHVKSGYGFGWRIHTIKENEKAAEETIWHHGGSVNNYRNEIALFPDSDLGICVLINGPSKLVKTVIPDLRAIVKSIYEQEIAIATSI from the coding sequence GTGTTACGTACCAAACTATTTCTTGGAGCCATAATAATGGTTCTACTACTATTTGTTCTTACGGCTTCTTCATTTAAGCCAGAACATTCTAAAGCAATCATTGCAAATCCTAATCCTGTTAAAACTCTTGCAGAGAAAAGGCAGATTAAACTCTATAACATTCGTCAAAAAGCATTGAACGATGCCTTGACCGATTATTTTAATAAAGCTATAGCCTCTGGTGATATTGTTGGAGCTGGAGTAAGTATTGTTAGTGGAGATTCTGTTATTCTTTCTGATGGATATGGTAAAAGAAGTTTCAATGGTAAAGAAACTGTTGACGCTGAAACCTTATTTAGATTAGGTTCTATCTCAAAAGGATTCACGGGAATATTAGCTGCCAACTTAGAGAGCGAAGGTAAATTACACTTTAATGATAAAGTGGCTGATTATTTACCAAACTTTCATTTTGGAAATCAACAGAATACACAAAAAATAGAAGTTGCCCATTTACTTTCTCATACTACAGGTACTCCGTATCACAGTTATACGGATTTAGTAGAGGCTGGTTACACCATGTCATCTATTAGTGGAAAATTCGATAAAATAAATCCAATTGCAGAACCTGGTTCTCAATATAGTTATCAAAACGCTATGTTTTCTGTAGCACAAGAAGTGATGCTAAAAGCCACAGGAAAGGATATTCAGACCTTATTGACAGATAAATTCTTTGCTCCGTTAGGTATGAATTCCGTTTCAATGGATCATAAAACATTGATGAACAATGAGAATATAGCTTTGCCTCATATTAGAAGAGGGCATAGTTTTAGAACTGTTTTGCCTAGAGATAATTATTATAATGCAATTGCGGCTGGTGGTATTAATGCTAATTCTATAGATATGGCAAAGTGGATGCGTTTCTTATTAGGGCATAATCCTGATGTGATGTCTAAAGATGCCATGGCGCAAGTATTCAAACCTTTTGTAGAATTAAAGGGACATCTCAAATATTATCAAAAATGGCCGGGACATGTGAAATCTGGTTACGGATTCGGTTGGAGGATACACACCATAAAAGAGAATGAAAAGGCAGCGGAAGAAACAATCTGGCATCATGGTGGTAGTGTAAACAACTACAGAAATGAGATAGCACTTTTTCCAGATTCTGATTTAGGTATTTGCGTATTGATCAACGGACCGTCAAAATTGGTTAAAACCGTAATTCCAGATTTACGTGCAATCGTTAAAAGTATTTATGAACAAGAAATTGCAATAGCTACAAGCATTTAA
- the leuB gene encoding 3-isopropylmalate dehydrogenase: MKLNIALLAGDGIGPEVIDQAVKVCDAIAKKYEHHITWKPALTGAAAIDAVGEPYPDETHEICANADAVLFGAIGHPRFDNDPSAKVRPEQGLLKMRQKLGLFANVRPTFTFPSLIDKSPLKRERIEGTDLIILRELTGGIYFGERGRKDDGNTAFDTMTYQRFEIERLAKKGFDFAMKRSKKLCCVDKANVLESSRLWRETVQAMEKDYPEVEVSYEFIDAVAMRLIQWPKGYDVIITANLFGDILTDEASVIAGSMGLMPSSSVGSKVSLYEPIHGSYPQAAGKDIANPLATVLSAAMLFEDMNMTEEAEEIRRVVNKSLAEGYVTEDLADGGKSYKTSEVGDWLASNI; encoded by the coding sequence ATGAAATTAAATATTGCCTTATTAGCCGGTGATGGTATCGGTCCAGAAGTAATTGATCAAGCAGTAAAAGTATGTGATGCAATTGCTAAAAAGTACGAACATCATATTACTTGGAAACCAGCTTTAACTGGTGCCGCTGCAATTGATGCTGTTGGTGAGCCTTACCCAGATGAAACACATGAAATTTGTGCAAATGCCGATGCAGTTCTTTTCGGTGCTATAGGTCATCCGCGTTTTGATAATGATCCATCTGCAAAAGTTCGTCCAGAGCAGGGATTATTGAAAATGAGACAAAAATTAGGTTTGTTTGCCAACGTAAGACCAACATTTACATTCCCTTCACTTATCGATAAATCTCCTTTAAAAAGAGAACGTATTGAAGGTACCGATTTAATTATCTTAAGAGAATTAACTGGTGGTATCTATTTTGGTGAGCGTGGAAGAAAAGATGATGGCAACACTGCTTTTGACACTATGACCTACCAACGTTTTGAAATCGAAAGATTAGCTAAAAAAGGTTTTGATTTCGCTATGAAGCGTTCTAAAAAATTATGTTGTGTTGATAAAGCCAACGTTTTAGAATCATCTAGACTTTGGAGAGAGACCGTACAAGCAATGGAAAAAGATTATCCAGAAGTAGAGGTTTCATATGAGTTTATAGATGCCGTTGCAATGCGTCTAATTCAATGGCCTAAAGGATATGATGTAATTATTACAGCTAACTTGTTCGGAGATATTTTAACCGACGAGGCTTCTGTAATTGCAGGTTCTATGGGACTAATGCCTTCTTCTTCAGTAGGTAGTAAAGTTTCTTTATATGAGCCAATACACGGTTCTTACCCACAAGCAGCAGGTAAAGACATCGCAAACCCATTAGCTACCGTACTTTCTGCAGCTATGCTTTTTGAAGACATGAATATGACAGAAGAAGCTGAAGAAATTAGACGTGTTGTAAACAAATCTTTAGCTGAAGGTTACGTTACCGAAGATCTTGCCGATGGAGGTAAAAGTTATAAAACAAGTGAAGTTGGTGATTGGTTAGCCAGCAACATTTAA
- a CDS encoding four helix bundle protein, producing the protein MRDYKKYNVWELGHEVTLEIYKLTRSFPNNENFGLTSQMRRASSSISANIAEGCGRESDAEFKRFLIISQGSASELEYFTILAKDLKYIQKEEFLIIHDKVNKVRRSLNNLINKI; encoded by the coding sequence ATGAGAGATTATAAAAAATATAATGTTTGGGAATTAGGACATGAAGTTACATTAGAGATTTATAAATTGACTAGAAGCTTTCCAAATAATGAAAATTTTGGTTTAACGAGTCAAATGAGAAGAGCTTCATCATCTATATCAGCGAATATAGCTGAAGGATGCGGAAGGGAATCTGACGCAGAATTTAAACGTTTTTTAATCATTTCTCAAGGATCAGCAAGTGAATTAGAATATTTTACGATTTTAGCAAAAGATCTAAAGTATATTCAAAAAGAAGAGTTTTTAATAATTCATGATAAAGTCAACAAAGTAAGAAGAAGTTTAAATAATTTAATAAATAAAATATAA
- a CDS encoding alpha-isopropylmalate synthase regulatory domain-containing protein, whose protein sequence is MKKRKLEIMDTTLRDGEQTSGVSFSASEKLTLAKLLLEELKVDRIEIASARVSDGELEAVQKITEWAGEKGYLERVEVLTFVDGGISLDWMQKSGAISQNLLTKGSMNHLKYQLKKTPEQHFSEISEIFKQATEKGIINNIYLEDWSNGMRNSKEYVFDFLDFLSTQNVKRILLPDTLGILTHTETYAYLSEIVQKYPNLHFDFHGHNDYDLGVANIMEAVKAGCHGLHLTVNGMGERAGNAPMASAVAVINDFLPEVEINVNETSLYKVSKLVSAFTGFTIPANKPIVGDNVFTQTAGIHADGDSKNNLYFSDLMPERFGRKRKYALGKMSGKANIQKNLQELGLTLNNEELKKVTARIIELGDKKERVTKDDLPFIISDVLDTADYKQKVFIKSYVLTHAMGLMPSTTLSVEIDGKVIEAHSQGDGQYDAFMNALKKVYMAKNIPLPKLTDYAVRIPPGSTSDALCETVITWELEGKEFTSRGLDSDQTVSAIKATEKMLNII, encoded by the coding sequence ATGAAAAAAAGAAAGTTAGAAATAATGGATACCACCCTAAGGGATGGTGAACAAACTTCGGGCGTATCCTTTTCTGCATCGGAAAAACTGACCTTGGCAAAATTACTTTTAGAAGAACTGAAAGTAGACCGAATTGAAATTGCATCTGCTCGCGTTTCTGATGGAGAGCTAGAAGCTGTTCAGAAGATTACCGAATGGGCTGGTGAAAAGGGTTATTTAGAACGTGTAGAAGTACTAACTTTTGTAGATGGTGGTATTTCATTAGATTGGATGCAAAAATCTGGAGCCATTTCTCAAAATTTGCTGACCAAAGGTTCAATGAACCATTTAAAGTATCAGTTAAAGAAAACTCCCGAGCAACATTTTTCTGAAATTTCCGAGATTTTTAAACAAGCCACTGAAAAAGGTATTATCAATAATATTTATTTAGAGGATTGGAGTAATGGAATGCGAAATTCAAAAGAATATGTTTTTGACTTTCTAGATTTTCTATCCACTCAGAATGTAAAAAGAATATTATTACCAGATACATTAGGCATTTTAACGCACACCGAAACATATGCGTATTTGTCTGAAATAGTACAAAAATATCCAAATTTACATTTCGATTTTCACGGACATAATGATTACGACCTAGGCGTAGCCAATATTATGGAAGCTGTAAAAGCTGGCTGCCATGGTTTACACCTTACCGTAAACGGAATGGGCGAAAGAGCTGGTAACGCACCAATGGCAAGTGCCGTAGCTGTTATCAACGATTTTCTACCAGAAGTAGAGATTAATGTAAACGAAACCTCTTTATATAAAGTAAGTAAGTTGGTATCTGCCTTTACAGGTTTTACCATACCAGCAAACAAACCAATTGTTGGTGATAATGTATTTACACAAACTGCCGGTATACATGCCGATGGAGACAGTAAAAACAACTTATACTTCAGTGACCTAATGCCTGAACGTTTTGGAAGAAAACGTAAGTATGCATTGGGTAAAATGTCAGGTAAAGCAAATATTCAAAAAAACTTGCAAGAGCTGGGCTTAACATTAAACAATGAAGAGCTAAAAAAAGTTACTGCACGTATTATTGAACTAGGAGATAAAAAAGAACGCGTTACAAAAGATGACCTTCCTTTTATTATTTCTGATGTTTTAGATACTGCAGATTATAAGCAAAAAGTATTTATAAAATCGTACGTACTTACTCATGCAATGGGATTAATGCCTTCCACTACCCTATCTGTAGAAATAGATGGAAAAGTTATTGAGGCACATTCGCAAGGAGACGGGCAGTATGATGCTTTTATGAACGCTCTTAAAAAAGTGTACATGGCAAAGAATATTCCATTACCAAAATTGACCGATTACGCAGTAAGAATACCACCAGGTAGTACATCTGATGCATTATGCGAAACAGTCATTACTTGGGAACTGGAAGGAAAAGAATTTACATCAAGAGGTCTAGATTCTGACCAAACGGTAAGTGCCATTAAAGCGACTGAGAAAATGTTGAATATTATTTAG
- the leuD gene encoding 3-isopropylmalate dehydratase small subunit: protein MAYDKFDILTSTAVPLPIENVDTDQIIPARFLKATERVGFGDNLFRDWRYNQDNTLKEDFVLNQDKFSGKILVGGKNFGSGSSREHAAWAVYDYGFRCVVSSFFADIFRGNCLNIGVLPVQVSAEFLQKIFDATEADPSTELEISLPEQKITLLSTGESESFDINDYKKNNMLNGFDDIDYLLNIKKDIETFAENTPL from the coding sequence ATGGCATACGATAAATTCGACATATTAACTTCAACTGCGGTTCCTTTACCTATAGAAAACGTAGATACAGATCAAATTATACCTGCACGATTTTTAAAGGCAACTGAGCGTGTTGGTTTTGGTGACAATCTTTTCAGGGATTGGCGTTACAACCAAGACAATACTTTAAAAGAAGATTTTGTTTTGAACCAAGATAAATTCAGCGGAAAAATTTTAGTAGGTGGTAAGAATTTTGGTTCGGGATCATCTCGTGAACATGCTGCCTGGGCAGTTTATGATTACGGATTTAGATGTGTAGTTTCAAGTTTCTTTGCAGACATCTTTAGAGGTAACTGTCTTAACATTGGTGTATTACCAGTACAAGTAAGTGCAGAGTTTTTACAGAAAATTTTTGATGCTACCGAAGCTGACCCTTCTACAGAATTAGAAATTAGTCTACCTGAACAAAAAATTACTTTACTATCAACAGGCGAAAGTGAGTCTTTTGATATTAATGACTATAAGAAGAACAACATGCTTAACGGATTTGATGATATCGATTATTTATTGAACATCAAAAAAGATATTGAGACGTTCGCAGAGAATACTCCTTTATAA